The Bacillota bacterium genomic interval CACCACCGGGACTCTCTTGGCCAGTCATTACTTCCTGGAGAGGGCTGCCTTCGGTTACTGGGTCAAAGCCATACGCGAGAACGAGAGCGCCGCCCAGTCCCTGGGGATCAACACGGTGGCCACGAAGATCGTGGCCTTCGCTGCCAGCACCTGCATTGCCGGGATCTACGGCGGGGTATACGCTTACTGGCTGACCTACGTGCACCCTGACAACGTGCTCCACCCCATGATCACCGACCAGATGGTAGTCATGGCACTGGTGGGGGGCTTGGGAACCTTCGGTGGGCCCATGGTAGGCGCAACCCTGCTTTACTGGGTGAACCGCCTCATATGGCTCAACTGGGGTGACAGCGTGCTCTACCTCATAGTCCTTGGTATCCTGATTTGCCTTGTGGTGGTTTTCATGCCCGATGGGATACTGGGCCTCTTCCGGGCAAAACGCCTAGGGGCCAGGGGCATTAAGGGCAATCTCAGGCGTCTTGGGGAGAAGGTGAAGGTATGATGGCCAAGCACTCAGGGGGAGGTAAAGGCATAGCCAAGCTGGAGGTCCGAGGGCTCACCAAGATCTTCGGTGGTCTCCAGGCAAACCAGGGAGTCGACCTTGAGGTCATGCAAGGGGAGGTCGTCGGGCTCATAGGACCCAATGGTGCTGGAAAGACCACGTTGTTCCACTGCATAGCAGGTCACTACAAACCGAATTCCGGCTCTATCCGGTTTGATGGCAGGGAGATCGCAGGACTCAGGCCCTACCGGGTTTGCCGGCTCGGCTTGGCTCGCACCTTCCAACTAGTCCAGACCTTCAAGAACATGACAGTCATGGAAAACATCATGGTGGGAGCCTTCTGCCGTACCCTGGACGTTCGCAAAGCCCAAGCCATGGCTGAGGCGGCCATGGAGAGGGTAGGCATCCTTGAACTCCGTGACTACATAGGGACGGAGATTACCATCGCGGACCTCAAGAAACTGGAGATATGCCGTGCGCTGGCCACCCAGCCAACCATGCTCCTCATGGACGAGTCGATGGCCGGCTTGACGCCAGTGGAGACTCAAGAAGCGGTTGAGCTGGTGCGTCTCTTGAGAGATACCGGTATCACCCTCCTCATAGTGGAGCATGTCATGGAGGCCTTGATGCCCGTGGCGGATCGAGTCATCGTGCTGGATTCCGGAGTGAAGATCGCCGAGGGCTCCCCGGAGGAGATCGTAAGGGATCCCCGGGTGGTTGAGGCGTACCTGGGGGAGGGTTTCCATGCTGCAGGTTAGGAACCTTCAGGTGGACTACGATGGGGTGACGGCCTTGCACGACGTGTCCTTTGAGGTCAGGCAAGGTGAAATCGTGACCATTGTTGGATCCAATGGAGCTGGAAAGACCACCATACTCAAGACCATACTGGGGATCTGCAGGCCCAGGAGCGGTGAGGTCCGGTTTGAGGAAGAGGCACTGGCGACCCTCCCCACTCACCAGATCGTCAGGCGAGGGATAGCCTACGTTCCCGAGGGGCGCAGGCTATTTGGACGTCTCACAGTACGGGACAACCTGATGATGGGAGCCATCTCCAGGCCCTTTACCGCGGGGTCGGAGCAAGACCTCCAGGGAGTATACGAGATCTTCCCGATCCTGGCGGAACGCCAGACCCAGAAGGCGGGTACGCTCAGTGGCGGGGAACAGCAAATGCTGGCCATTGCCAGGGGACTGATGTTCAAGCCCAAGCTCCTCATGTTAGACGAGCCCTCGCTGGGGTTGATGCCCAAGTATGTCACCACCGTTTTCCGGGTTGTGGGGGAGGTGAACAGGAGGGGAGTGACGGTGGTCCTGGTGGAGCAGAAGGTCAGAGAGGCGCTGCGACTGGCATCCAGGGGCTATGTGCTTCAGACAGGCAGGACAGTCATGGAGGGTACTGGCGAAGAACTGCTCGGCAGTGACTTGGTGAAGAGGGCTTATTTGGGGATGTGATGGGAAGGCGCTGGGCGCCGGTACTAAAGAAAAAAGGCGGGGTGATTACAGTGGCCAGCAAGCGCGCCCTGGTCTTGGCGCTGGTGCTGTCCTTTCTGGTAGGGGTGGTGTCCGGTTGCGGACAAGGGACCGCGGTAGATACCACGCCAGAGAGAGACTACTACAAGATCGGGGTCATAACAGAACTGTCAGGGGAACTCACCTACGGCGGGCATATCACACGCCGGGGATATGAGATGTGGGCGGAGACCATCAATGAGAAGGGCGGCATCGATGTAGGTGGAACCCAGTACAGGGTGGAGCTGGTATTCGCGGATGCCCAGAGCAATCCCGCCACCGGGGCGGACGCCGTAGAACGGCTGATTGTTGACGAGAAGGTTGACTTGCTTCTGGGACCGTACTCCAGCTCTGTGACTCTGGCGGTGGCGCCCATAGCAGAGAAATACGGGGTGCCGCACATCACCGGGTCAGCCGAATCGCCCATTATCTGGAAAGAGGGATTCAAGTACACCTTTGGCACCGTACCTGCCTGTAACCTGATAGCAACCTCACCCATAGAGACCCTGGCAGCACTGTCACCCAAGCCCAAGTCCATCTTCATTGTTGCTGCTGACGATGCCTTCTCCAAAGCTGTGGGTGAGGCCTTTGAGAGCACCGCCAGGAAGCACGGTATAGAGGTGCTCAAGTTCGAGGTGGTACCGAAAGGGATCGACTACTCGCCCCTGATCAGCAGCGCAGCTTCCATGGGCGCTGAGATCCTAGCCATTGGTGGGCACATCATCGACCACATTGAAGCCGTCAAGGCGTCCAAGGAACTGGACTACAATCCCGTCGCCTTCGTGCACCACTACGGCATAACCGCGGCGGACTTCTATGAGACCCTGGGGCCGGACGCGGAGTACATCTACGGTGCGTCGGTGTGGGAACCGGATGTGGAGTTCAGCTGCGACCTCTTCGGCAGCACCAGTGAGTACGTGGAGAGGAGCAAGGTAAGGTGGGGCACGTTACCGGACTACACGGCCGCGGGGTCTACCGCAGCCGGTATCGCCTTCCAGCGGGCCATCGAGACGGTTGGCGCAACCCCGCCCCTCTCCCAGGAGGACCGAGACAAGATCGTTGAGGCATTGGAGGCCCTGGACATCATGACCTTCTATGGCCCTGTGAACTTCGCGGATGAGGGAGAGTTCTACCACTGTAACACGGGGCTCCAGACCATCACCGTTCAGATCCAGGATGGAAAACCCATCACTGTAGGTCCGTCCCATGTCCGGGCGGTTGCGCCGCGCTACCCGGCACCAGCCTGGGACCAGCGCTAGATCGAGGGAGTGGGAGGGGAAACCGGTGAGGTTACCCCTCCCGCATTCCTGGGGGCAGGGGGCCTCTCACCCCTCGTGGGAAGTTCACTATTACGTAGCGCGCGTGGGGTGGCGCCCCACGGAAACGGCAGTAAAATGCTGGGGCATCCGGAGCATCTTCCCTGCCAGGGAATCTTTGGGCTTGG includes:
- a CDS encoding branched-chain amino acid ABC transporter permease, giving the protein MTRARSVALLLGVLTVLLILPLFISTFWVRIFTGTLMWIGLAQSWNIIAGYTGYINFGHGAFFGIGAYVTGILIRYQEWPLLAAIWAGGLAAGVVAAVIGYPTLRLRGAYFAIATWAFAEMVRQAALVSPVTGGAYGMRLPALLNETFFYVLMLAITTGTLLASHYFLERAAFGYWVKAIRENESAAQSLGINTVATKIVAFAASTCIAGIYGGVYAYWLTYVHPDNVLHPMITDQMVVMALVGGLGTFGGPMVGATLLYWVNRLIWLNWGDSVLYLIVLGILICLVVVFMPDGILGLFRAKRLGARGIKGNLRRLGEKVKV
- a CDS encoding ABC transporter ATP-binding protein, with the protein product MMAKHSGGGKGIAKLEVRGLTKIFGGLQANQGVDLEVMQGEVVGLIGPNGAGKTTLFHCIAGHYKPNSGSIRFDGREIAGLRPYRVCRLGLARTFQLVQTFKNMTVMENIMVGAFCRTLDVRKAQAMAEAAMERVGILELRDYIGTEITIADLKKLEICRALATQPTMLLMDESMAGLTPVETQEAVELVRLLRDTGITLLIVEHVMEALMPVADRVIVLDSGVKIAEGSPEEIVRDPRVVEAYLGEGFHAAG
- a CDS encoding ABC transporter ATP-binding protein, whose product is MLQVRNLQVDYDGVTALHDVSFEVRQGEIVTIVGSNGAGKTTILKTILGICRPRSGEVRFEEEALATLPTHQIVRRGIAYVPEGRRLFGRLTVRDNLMMGAISRPFTAGSEQDLQGVYEIFPILAERQTQKAGTLSGGEQQMLAIARGLMFKPKLLMLDEPSLGLMPKYVTTVFRVVGEVNRRGVTVVLVEQKVREALRLASRGYVLQTGRTVMEGTGEELLGSDLVKRAYLGM
- a CDS encoding amino acid ABC transporter substrate-binding protein, with amino-acid sequence MASKRALVLALVLSFLVGVVSGCGQGTAVDTTPERDYYKIGVITELSGELTYGGHITRRGYEMWAETINEKGGIDVGGTQYRVELVFADAQSNPATGADAVERLIVDEKVDLLLGPYSSSVTLAVAPIAEKYGVPHITGSAESPIIWKEGFKYTFGTVPACNLIATSPIETLAALSPKPKSIFIVAADDAFSKAVGEAFESTARKHGIEVLKFEVVPKGIDYSPLISSAASMGAEILAIGGHIIDHIEAVKASKELDYNPVAFVHHYGITAADFYETLGPDAEYIYGASVWEPDVEFSCDLFGSTSEYVERSKVRWGTLPDYTAAGSTAAGIAFQRAIETVGATPPLSQEDRDKIVEALEALDIMTFYGPVNFADEGEFYHCNTGLQTITVQIQDGKPITVGPSHVRAVAPRYPAPAWDQR